The Streptomyces achromogenes genome window below encodes:
- a CDS encoding dihydrolipoamide acetyltransferase family protein codes for MAQVLEFKLPDLGEGLTEAEIVRWLVQVGDVVAVDQPVVEVETAKAMVEVPCPYGGVVTARFGEEGTELPVGAPLITVAVGAPASGDALGPAGPAGRGGPDGPAEGSGNVLVGYGTSEAPARRRRVRPVQPASPTASAATGPAAAAEAAHAPARAATDRVPAAVPRALTDAAPAPAGAPVEAGAVGAPHTASDGPVPVISPLVRRLARENGLDLRQLTGSGPEGLILRADVENALRASAAPVGSRAARPEPDTVVTPVPGAAADGRRIPLKGVRGAVADKLSRSRREIPDATCWVDADATELMRARAAMNAAGGPKISLLALLARICTAALARFPELNSSVDTEAREIVRFDHVHLGFAAQTERGLVVPVVRDAHARDAEGLTAEFARLTEAGRAGRLTPGDLTGGTFTLNNYGVFGVDGSTPIVNHPEAAMLGVGRIVPKPWVHEGELAVRQVVQLSLTFDHRVCDGGTAGGFLRHVADCVEQPAVLLRKL; via the coding sequence ATGGCACAGGTGCTGGAGTTCAAGCTGCCCGACCTCGGAGAAGGGCTCACCGAGGCGGAGATCGTCCGTTGGCTGGTCCAGGTCGGCGACGTGGTCGCCGTCGACCAGCCGGTCGTCGAGGTCGAGACGGCCAAGGCGATGGTCGAGGTGCCCTGCCCCTACGGCGGCGTGGTCACGGCCCGCTTCGGCGAGGAGGGCACGGAACTGCCCGTCGGCGCGCCGCTGATCACGGTCGCGGTCGGCGCCCCCGCGTCCGGCGACGCGCTCGGACCCGCCGGCCCGGCCGGACGGGGTGGGCCGGACGGGCCGGCCGAGGGCTCGGGCAACGTGCTGGTGGGGTACGGCACGTCCGAGGCCCCGGCACGGCGCAGGCGGGTACGGCCGGTCCAGCCGGCTTCGCCGACCGCGTCCGCGGCGACCGGGCCGGCCGCCGCCGCGGAGGCGGCGCACGCCCCCGCCCGGGCCGCGACGGATAGGGTTCCGGCGGCGGTGCCGCGCGCCCTGACCGACGCCGCTCCGGCTCCCGCGGGCGCGCCGGTCGAGGCCGGTGCCGTCGGCGCACCGCACACGGCGTCCGACGGCCCCGTCCCCGTGATCTCTCCGCTGGTGCGGCGCCTCGCGCGGGAGAACGGCCTGGATCTGCGACAGCTCACCGGTTCCGGACCCGAGGGGCTGATCCTGCGGGCCGATGTGGAGAACGCCCTGCGCGCTTCTGCCGCACCGGTCGGCTCCCGGGCCGCGCGGCCCGAGCCGGACACCGTCGTGACGCCCGTTCCGGGCGCCGCCGCCGACGGCCGCCGCATCCCCCTCAAGGGCGTCCGGGGCGCCGTCGCCGACAAACTCTCCCGCAGCCGGCGCGAGATCCCCGACGCCACCTGCTGGGTGGACGCCGACGCGACGGAACTGATGCGCGCCCGCGCCGCCATGAACGCGGCCGGCGGACCGAAGATCTCGCTCCTCGCGCTGCTCGCCCGGATCTGCACCGCGGCCCTGGCCCGGTTCCCCGAGCTCAACTCCAGCGTCGACACGGAGGCCCGCGAGATCGTCCGGTTCGACCACGTCCATCTCGGATTCGCCGCGCAGACCGAGCGCGGACTCGTCGTCCCGGTCGTCCGCGACGCGCACGCCCGCGACGCCGAGGGCCTCACCGCGGAGTTCGCCCGGCTCACCGAGGCCGGCCGTGCCGGACGTCTGACTCCGGGCGACCTGACCGGCGGCACCTTCACGCTGAACAACTACGGCGTGTTCGGCGTCGACGGATCCACGCCGATCGTGAACCACCCCGAGGCGGCCATGCTCGGCGTCGGCCGGATCGTGCCCAAGCCATGGGTGCACGAGGGCGAACTGGCCGTGCGTCAGGTCGTCCAGCTCTCGCTCACCTTCGACCACCGGGTGTGCGACGGAGGCACGGCGGGCGGTTTCCTGCGCCACGTGGCGGACTGCGTGGAGCAGCCGGCGGTGCTGCTGCGCAAGCTGTGA
- a CDS encoding molybdopterin molybdotransferase MoeA, protein MTPGGTGQGLDAEDLDVEEALALVKDGNSPARPTGDHGPGRRASEAAPPSHTPETGRRAAAQEHRHRATAWPEARAIAARAARSRAARRAPVSVTLGDALGLVLAAPLTALTDLPSFDTSAMDGWAVAGPGPWHVRDEGVLAGSASPAPLADGEAVRIATGARIPPDTTAVLRSEHGRTDANDRLHPTREMQHGQDIRPRGQECRSGDQLLLAGAVVTPAVLGLAAAAGYDTLTAVPRPRVEVLVLGDELLAEGRPRDGLIRDALGPMLPPWLRGLGADVIAVRRLGDDAKALHKAVTGSGADLIVTTGGTAAGPVDHVHPTLRRIDAELLVDGVKVRPGHPMLLARTKDDQHLVGLPGNPLAAVSGLLTLAEPLLRALAARPAPEPYALPLRDTVHGHPHDTRLVPVSLRGDHAVPLHYNGPAMLRGIAAADALAVVPPGGARAGQEAELLDLPWATAGVGACFT, encoded by the coding sequence ATGACCCCCGGCGGCACGGGACAGGGACTCGACGCCGAGGACCTCGACGTCGAGGAGGCGCTCGCCCTCGTGAAAGACGGCAACAGCCCCGCCCGCCCGACCGGCGACCACGGTCCGGGACGGCGTGCGAGCGAGGCCGCCCCGCCGTCGCACACCCCGGAGACGGGCCGTCGGGCCGCCGCGCAGGAGCACCGTCACCGGGCGACCGCCTGGCCCGAGGCCCGCGCGATCGCCGCCCGGGCGGCACGGTCCCGGGCTGCCCGCCGCGCCCCCGTCTCGGTGACCCTCGGCGACGCCCTCGGCCTCGTCCTCGCCGCCCCGCTGACCGCCCTCACCGACCTGCCCTCGTTCGACACCTCGGCGATGGACGGGTGGGCGGTCGCCGGTCCCGGTCCCTGGCACGTCCGGGACGAGGGCGTGCTGGCCGGAAGCGCGTCCCCCGCGCCCCTCGCCGACGGCGAGGCCGTCCGGATCGCCACCGGTGCCCGGATCCCCCCGGACACCACCGCGGTGCTGCGCAGCGAGCACGGCCGCACCGACGCCAACGACCGGCTGCACCCGACCCGCGAGATGCAGCACGGCCAGGACATCCGGCCGCGGGGCCAGGAGTGCCGCAGCGGGGACCAGCTGCTGCTCGCCGGAGCGGTGGTGACGCCGGCCGTGCTCGGTCTCGCCGCGGCCGCCGGATACGACACGCTGACCGCCGTCCCCCGGCCCCGGGTCGAGGTGCTCGTCCTCGGCGACGAACTGCTTGCCGAGGGCCGCCCGCGCGACGGACTCATCCGGGACGCGCTCGGCCCGATGCTGCCCCCGTGGCTGCGGGGGCTCGGCGCCGACGTCATCGCCGTGCGCAGACTCGGCGACGACGCGAAAGCCCTGCACAAGGCGGTCACCGGCTCGGGCGCCGACCTGATCGTCACCACCGGAGGCACCGCCGCGGGACCCGTCGACCATGTGCACCCCACACTGCGCCGAATCGACGCCGAACTCCTCGTCGACGGCGTTAAGGTGCGCCCCGGCCACCCCATGCTGCTGGCCCGCACCAAGGACGACCAGCACCTCGTCGGTCTGCCCGGCAACCCCCTCGCCGCCGTTTCCGGCCTGCTCACGCTGGCGGAGCCGCTGTTGCGGGCCCTGGCCGCCCGCCCTGCGCCCGAGCCGTACGCACTGCCGTTGCGGGACACGGTGCACGGGCATCCGCATGACACCCGGCTCGTGCCGGTGTCCCTGCGGGGCGACCACGCCGTGCCGCTGCACTACAACGGGCCGGCCATGCTGCGCGGCATCGCGGCGGCCGATGCCCTCGCCGTCGTGCCGCCGGGGGGTGCGCGGGCAGGTCAGGAGGCCGAACTCCTCGACCTGCCGTGGGCAACGGCCGGGGTCGGTGCCTGTTTCACGTGA
- a CDS encoding potassium channel family protein has protein sequence MKDHERPPARPVRLSLFRSLWYRSHTEARDDAEAGRSITMPVRIGAPPLLQVLRRLSIALLVLAITTLIVYADHDGYNDNSDGSVSLLDAAYYATVTLSTTGYGDITPVSDTARLINILLITPLRVLFLIILVGTTLEVLTERTRQQVRIHRWRVRTSGHIVVVGYGTKGRHAVQTLVGKGISKDQIVIVDAQRKSALAAGDDGLVSVTGDATRSETLVKAEVQNASRVIVAPQRDETAALVTLTARQLNRRATIVVAAREDENVPLLKQSGADTVVTSSSSAGRLLGVSIVSPTVAQTLENLMTLGSGLDLIERPVSRAEVGEEPRSCADLIVAVVRGKQFLDYADPRLARLQSGDRVITVSRAAPAADEQESFT, from the coding sequence TTGAAGGACCACGAACGACCGCCGGCACGTCCGGTCAGACTGTCCCTCTTCAGGTCCCTCTGGTACCGCTCACACACCGAAGCCCGGGACGACGCCGAGGCGGGCCGCTCCATCACGATGCCCGTACGGATCGGCGCACCCCCGCTGCTGCAGGTGCTGCGCCGCCTCAGCATCGCCCTGCTGGTGCTCGCGATCACCACCCTGATCGTCTACGCCGACCACGACGGCTACAACGACAACTCGGACGGCTCCGTAAGCCTCCTGGACGCCGCGTACTACGCCACCGTCACGCTCTCCACCACCGGCTACGGCGACATCACCCCGGTCAGCGACACGGCCCGGCTCATCAACATCCTCCTCATCACCCCGCTGCGCGTCCTGTTCCTGATCATCCTGGTCGGCACCACCCTGGAGGTGCTCACCGAACGCACCCGGCAGCAGGTCCGCATCCACCGCTGGCGGGTCCGCACCAGCGGCCACATCGTGGTCGTCGGCTATGGCACCAAGGGCCGTCACGCGGTGCAGACGCTGGTCGGGAAAGGCATCTCCAAGGACCAGATCGTGATCGTGGACGCACAGCGCAAGTCCGCGCTCGCGGCCGGCGACGACGGACTGGTGTCGGTGACGGGGGACGCCACCCGCTCGGAGACCTTGGTGAAGGCCGAGGTCCAGAACGCCTCCCGGGTGATCGTGGCCCCCCAGCGCGACGAGACCGCGGCCCTCGTCACCCTGACCGCCCGCCAGCTCAACCGGCGCGCCACGATCGTCGTCGCCGCCCGCGAGGACGAGAACGTGCCGCTGCTCAAGCAGAGCGGCGCGGACACCGTGGTCACCAGCTCCAGCTCCGCCGGCCGACTGCTCGGCGTGTCGATCGTCAGCCCGACCGTGGCTCAGACGCTGGAGAACCTGATGACCCTCGGCAGCGGCCTGGACCTCATCGAGCGCCCGGTCTCCAGGGCAGAGGTGGGAGAGGAGCCGCGCTCCTGCGCGGACCTGATCGTGGCCGTCGTCCGGGGCAAGCAGTTCCTGGACTACGCCGACCCCCGGCTGGCCCGTCTCCAGTCGGGAGACCGTGTGATCACCGTCAGCCGGGCCGCCCCGGCCGCCGACGAACAGGAGAGTTTCACGTGA
- a CDS encoding NTP transferase domain-containing protein — protein MTSNESAVYDAVVLAGGGARRLGGADKPGVRVGGRALLDRVLGACADARATVVVAEPRPTARPVRWAREDPPGAGPVAALDAGLRHTAADDVLVLSADLPFLTADTVRRLLAALRAGPGEGVLLTDGDGRDQPLVAAYRTAALRRELAVLTADRGGLTGLPLRRLTAGLELTRVPDPVASFDCDTWDDIASARARIREHGHVLDEWISAVKDELGIDLDVDTGLLLDLARDAAHGVARPAAPLTTFLVGYAAARAQGGPEAVAEAARKAAALALRWAQEAEAEQDRTAEPTSTEPSGTEPAGTETTGTETTGADTTGTEPARSRPDAG, from the coding sequence GTGACCTCGAACGAGTCCGCCGTCTACGACGCCGTCGTGCTGGCCGGCGGCGGCGCCCGCAGGCTGGGCGGCGCCGACAAACCGGGTGTGCGGGTGGGTGGGCGCGCGCTGCTGGACCGGGTGCTCGGAGCCTGTGCCGACGCGCGCGCCACCGTCGTCGTCGCCGAGCCCCGCCCCACCGCCCGGCCGGTGCGTTGGGCGCGCGAGGACCCGCCCGGGGCGGGTCCCGTCGCCGCGCTCGACGCCGGGCTGCGCCACACCGCGGCGGACGACGTCCTCGTCCTCTCCGCCGATCTGCCGTTCCTCACCGCGGACACCGTGCGGCGGCTGCTGGCCGCCCTGCGCGCCGGACCGGGCGAGGGCGTGCTGCTCACCGACGGCGACGGCCGTGACCAGCCGCTCGTCGCCGCGTACCGTACGGCGGCGCTGCGCCGCGAACTGGCGGTGCTCACCGCGGACCGGGGCGGCCTCACCGGGCTGCCCCTGCGCCGGCTGACCGCCGGGCTCGAACTCACCCGCGTCCCCGACCCCGTCGCGTCGTTCGACTGCGACACCTGGGACGACATCGCCTCCGCCAGGGCACGGATCAGGGAGCATGGCCACGTGTTGGACGAATGGATCTCCGCAGTCAAGGACGAACTGGGCATCGACCTCGACGTCGACACCGGCCTCCTGCTCGACCTCGCGCGGGACGCCGCGCACGGGGTGGCCCGGCCCGCGGCCCCGCTGACCACCTTCCTGGTCGGCTACGCGGCCGCGCGGGCCCAGGGGGGACCCGAGGCCGTCGCCGAAGCCGCCCGCAAGGCCGCCGCGCTCGCGCTGCGCTGGGCCCAGGAGGCGGAGGCCGAGCAGGACCGAACCGCCGAACCGACCAGCACAGAACCCTCCGGCACAGAACCCGCCGGCACGGAAACCACCGGCACGGAAACCACCGGCGCCGACACCACGGGCACGGAACCCGCCCGCTCCCGACCGGACGCCGGATGA
- the pdhA gene encoding pyruvate dehydrogenase (acetyl-transferring) E1 component subunit alpha yields MTVMEQRGAYRPTPPPAWQPRTDPAPLLPDAEPYRVLGTEAAAQADPELLRRLYAQLVRGRRYNVQATALTKQGRLAVYPSSTGQEACEVAAALVLQERDWLFPSYRDTLAVVARGVDPVEALTLLRGDWHTGYDPHEHRVAPLCTPLATQLPHAVGLAHAARLKGDDVVALALVGDGGTSEGDFHEALNFAAVWQAPVVFLVQNNGFAISVPLAKQTAAPSLAHKAVGYGMPGRLVDGNDAAAVHEVLADAVRRAREGGGPTLVEAVTYRIDAHTNADDATRYRADAEVETWREHDPIELLEREMNARGLLDEDTRRTVREAAEEMAADLRARMNQDAVLDPMDLFSHVYAEPTPQLREQQALLRAELEAEQEGAH; encoded by the coding sequence ATGACGGTCATGGAGCAGCGGGGCGCGTACCGGCCGACTCCGCCGCCGGCCTGGCAGCCCCGTACCGATCCCGCGCCGCTGCTGCCCGACGCGGAGCCGTACCGCGTTCTCGGCACCGAGGCGGCCGCACAGGCCGACCCGGAGCTGCTGCGCCGGCTGTACGCGCAGCTGGTGCGTGGTCGCCGGTACAACGTCCAGGCCACCGCCCTCACCAAGCAGGGCAGGCTCGCCGTCTACCCGTCCAGCACCGGCCAGGAGGCGTGCGAGGTCGCCGCCGCGCTCGTCCTGCAGGAGCGGGACTGGCTCTTCCCCAGCTACCGCGACACCCTCGCCGTCGTCGCACGCGGGGTGGACCCCGTCGAGGCCCTCACCCTGCTGCGCGGCGACTGGCACACCGGCTACGACCCCCACGAGCACCGGGTGGCGCCGCTGTGCACCCCGCTCGCCACCCAGCTCCCGCACGCCGTGGGCCTCGCGCACGCCGCCCGCCTCAAGGGCGACGACGTGGTCGCGCTCGCCCTGGTGGGCGACGGCGGCACCAGCGAGGGCGACTTCCACGAGGCGCTGAACTTCGCCGCCGTCTGGCAGGCGCCGGTCGTCTTCCTCGTGCAGAACAACGGCTTCGCGATCTCCGTGCCGCTCGCCAAGCAGACCGCCGCCCCGTCGCTGGCCCACAAGGCCGTCGGATACGGCATGCCGGGCCGGCTGGTCGACGGCAACGACGCGGCAGCCGTGCACGAGGTGCTGGCCGACGCCGTGCGCCGCGCGCGCGAAGGCGGCGGCCCGACCCTCGTGGAGGCGGTGACGTACCGCATCGACGCGCACACCAACGCCGACGACGCCACCCGCTACCGCGCCGACGCCGAGGTCGAGACCTGGCGTGAGCACGACCCGATCGAGCTGCTCGAGCGTGAAATGAACGCGCGCGGGCTGCTCGACGAGGACACGCGGCGCACCGTGCGGGAGGCCGCCGAGGAGATGGCCGCCGACCTGCGCGCCCGGATGAACCAGGACGCGGTCCTCGACCCGATGGACCTGTTCTCCCACGTGTACGCCGAACCCACCCCGCAGCTGCGCGAGCAGCAGGCGCTCCTGCGGGCCGAGCTCGAGGCCGAGCAGGAAGGCGCGCACTGA
- a CDS encoding alpha-ketoacid dehydrogenase subunit beta, with product MTTVALKPATMAQALTRALRDAMAADPTVHVLGEDVGALGGVFRVTDGLAKEFGEDRCTDTPLAEAGILGTAVGMAMYGLRPVVEMQFDAFAYPAFEQLISHVARMRNRTRGRMPLPITVRVPYGGGIGGVEHHSDSSEAYYIATPGLHVVTPATVADAYGLLRAAIASDDPVVFLEPKRLYWSKDSWNPQEPQSVEPIGRAVVRRPGRSATLITYGPSVPVCLEAAEAARAEGWDLEVVDLRSLVPFDDETVAASVRRTGRAVVVHESGSFGGPGGEIAARVTERCFHHLEAPVLRVAGFDLPYPPPMLERHHLPGVDRILDAVARLQWEAGN from the coding sequence ATGACGACGGTCGCCCTCAAGCCCGCCACCATGGCGCAGGCCCTGACGCGTGCGCTCCGTGACGCGATGGCCGCCGACCCGACCGTGCACGTCCTGGGCGAGGACGTGGGCGCCCTCGGCGGGGTCTTCCGGGTCACCGACGGGCTCGCGAAGGAGTTCGGCGAGGACCGCTGCACGGACACCCCGCTCGCCGAGGCCGGCATCCTCGGCACCGCCGTCGGCATGGCCATGTACGGGCTGCGCCCGGTCGTGGAGATGCAGTTCGACGCCTTCGCCTATCCGGCGTTCGAGCAGCTCATCAGCCATGTCGCGCGCATGCGCAACCGCACCCGCGGCCGGATGCCGCTGCCGATCACCGTCCGCGTGCCCTACGGCGGCGGCATCGGCGGCGTCGAGCACCACAGCGACTCCTCCGAGGCGTACTACATCGCGACCCCGGGCCTGCACGTCGTCACGCCCGCCACGGTCGCCGACGCCTACGGTCTGCTGCGCGCCGCCATCGCCTCCGACGACCCGGTCGTCTTCCTCGAACCCAAGCGCCTGTACTGGTCCAAGGACTCCTGGAACCCGCAGGAACCGCAGTCCGTCGAGCCGATCGGCCGCGCGGTCGTACGGCGGCCGGGCCGCAGCGCGACCCTGATCACGTACGGGCCGTCGGTGCCGGTCTGCCTCGAGGCCGCCGAGGCGGCGCGGGCCGAGGGCTGGGACCTCGAGGTCGTCGATCTGCGCTCCCTGGTGCCCTTCGACGACGAGACGGTCGCCGCGTCGGTGCGGCGCACCGGCCGCGCGGTCGTCGTCCACGAGTCGGGCTCCTTCGGCGGCCCGGGCGGAGAGATCGCGGCCCGCGTCACCGAGCGCTGCTTCCACCACCTGGAGGCGCCGGTGCTGCGCGTCGCCGGGTTCGACCTGCCGTATCCGCCGCCGATGCTGGAGCGCCACCACCTGCCCGGCGTCGACCGCATCCTGGACGCCGTGGCGCGGCTGCAGTGGGAGGCCGGGAACTGA
- a CDS encoding TetR/AcrR family transcriptional regulator: MTTAKRDTYTPESLLSVAVQVFNERGYDGTSMEHLSRAAGISKSSIYHHVAGKEELLRRAVSRALDGLFGILDEEHARGGHASERLEYVVRRMVEVLIGELPYVTLLLRVRGNTDTERWALERRRDFDHRVAELLRAAAAEGDVRGDMEVRLATRLVFGMINSIVEWYRPGGRGMVESEVADAVVRLVFEGLRTAR, translated from the coding sequence GTGACCACCGCCAAGCGCGACACGTACACCCCGGAGAGCCTGCTCTCCGTCGCCGTCCAGGTCTTCAACGAGCGCGGCTACGACGGCACCTCCATGGAGCACCTCTCCAGAGCGGCCGGCATCTCCAAGTCGTCGATCTACCATCACGTCGCCGGCAAGGAGGAACTGCTGCGGCGTGCCGTCAGCCGCGCGCTGGACGGACTGTTCGGGATCCTCGACGAGGAGCACGCGCGCGGGGGGCACGCCTCGGAGCGCCTCGAGTACGTCGTGCGGCGCATGGTCGAGGTGCTCATCGGCGAACTGCCGTACGTGACGCTGCTGCTGCGGGTGCGCGGCAACACCGACACCGAGCGGTGGGCCCTGGAGCGGCGCCGGGACTTCGACCACCGGGTCGCCGAGCTGCTGAGGGCGGCCGCGGCCGAGGGCGACGTGCGCGGCGACATGGAGGTGCGGCTCGCGACCCGCCTGGTCTTCGGGATGATCAACTCGATCGTCGAGTGGTACCGGCCCGGCGGCCGGGGGATGGTCGAGAGCGAGGTGGCGGACGCGGTGGTGCGGCTCGTCTTCGAGGGGCTGCGCACGGCCCGCTAG
- a CDS encoding Lrp/AsnC family transcriptional regulator, which yields MAEGPDPGAALPPGGSGSGSPQPPGGSAPGSPQASAGPQASAGPQPSVGAGSPPSAGAGVPLPPPRPLDAIDQDILQMLQADGRASIRSVAERVHVSRANAYARINRLIEDGVIRGFGARVDHERAGQGTSAYITLTIVQNSWRTVREQLRRLPGASHIALVGGDFDVLLLVHTPDNRALREVVLTRLQAIPEVLSTRTLLVFEEEDLEPQG from the coding sequence ATGGCCGAAGGGCCGGATCCCGGTGCCGCGCTTCCGCCGGGCGGTTCCGGGTCGGGCAGCCCTCAGCCGCCGGGCGGTTCCGCACCGGGCAGCCCCCAGGCGTCGGCCGGCCCCCAGGCGTCGGCCGGCCCCCAGCCGTCCGTCGGCGCCGGTTCTCCGCCGTCGGCCGGGGCCGGGGTCCCGCTGCCGCCGCCGCGTCCGCTCGACGCCATCGACCAGGACATCCTGCAGATGCTCCAGGCGGACGGCCGCGCCTCCATACGCTCGGTCGCCGAACGGGTCCACGTCTCCCGGGCCAACGCCTACGCGCGGATCAACCGGCTCATCGAGGACGGTGTCATCCGCGGCTTCGGCGCCCGCGTCGACCACGAGCGAGCGGGCCAGGGCACGAGCGCCTACATCACCCTGACGATCGTGCAGAACTCCTGGCGGACCGTGCGCGAGCAGCTCAGACGGCTGCCCGGCGCCTCTCACATCGCGCTCGTCGGGGGCGACTTCGACGTCCTGCTCCTGGTGCACACACCCGACAACCGGGCGCTGCGCGAGGTGGTCCTCACCCGTCTCCAGGCCATCCCCGAGGTGCTCAGCACACGCACCCTGCTGGTGTTCGAGGAGGAGGACCTGGAGCCCCAGGGCTGA